A genomic stretch from Halobellus sp. LT62 includes:
- a CDS encoding DNA polymerase sliding clamp, with protein sequence MFKAIVGASTLQDALDSVSVLVDECKIRLNEDELSIRAVDPANVGMVDLSLDAAAFESYEADGGVIGVNLAKLEDFIGMATGDQLVELELDEETRKLNIRMDGLSSTLALIDPDSIRQEPDIPDLDLAAEIVLEGAQLDRGIKAADMVSDHVRLRVDADDEAFHIEAEGDTDDVDFELDADDLIALTAGTADSLFSLDYLKDMNKAIPKDAEVTVELGEEFPVKIHYAVAEGQGNVTYMLAPRIQSE encoded by the coding sequence ATGTTCAAGGCCATCGTAGGCGCGTCTACGCTCCAAGACGCGCTCGACTCGGTGAGCGTGCTGGTCGACGAGTGCAAGATCCGACTGAACGAGGACGAACTGTCGATTCGGGCCGTCGACCCCGCGAACGTCGGAATGGTGGACCTCTCGCTCGACGCCGCCGCCTTCGAGTCCTACGAGGCCGACGGGGGCGTCATCGGCGTCAACCTCGCGAAGCTCGAGGACTTCATCGGGATGGCCACGGGCGATCAGCTCGTCGAGCTCGAACTCGACGAGGAGACTCGGAAGCTCAACATCCGGATGGACGGCCTCTCCTCGACGCTCGCGCTCATCGATCCCGACTCGATCCGGCAGGAACCCGACATCCCGGACCTCGATCTCGCCGCTGAAATCGTCCTCGAGGGCGCGCAGCTCGACCGGGGGATCAAGGCCGCCGATATGGTCTCCGATCACGTCCGCCTCCGCGTCGACGCCGACGACGAGGCGTTCCACATCGAGGCCGAGGGCGACACCGACGACGTCGACTTCGAGCTCGACGCCGACGACCTGATCGCGCTCACCGCGGGAACGGCGGACTCGCTGTTCTCCTTAGACTACCTGAAGGATATGAACAAGGCGATCCCGAAGGACGCCGAGGTCACCGTCGAACTCGGCGAGGAGTTCCCGGTCAAGATCCACTACGCGGTCGCCGAGGGGCAGGGCAACGTCACGTATATGCTCGCGCCGCGGATCCAAAGCGAGTAG
- a CDS encoding 23S rRNA (uridine(2552)-2'-O)-methyltransferase yields the protein MTRKDHYYNKAKQEDYRARSAYKLKQLDEEAGLFGPGNTVVDLGAAPGGWLQVAAEAVGDRGTVVGVDFQRIRELDHENVETIRGDMTDEETKSKLRDRIGDDGADVVLSDMAPNMTGEYSLDHARSIHLARQAFEVALDLLPAGGDFAAKVFDGQDLADLREDIESEFEYVRSIRPDASRDTSSELYLVGKHRITAPVREGDELDVVVDDVGSEGDGVVKVDGYTLFVPGVDAGDSVRVRVTDVKAKFGFAEVVDED from the coding sequence ATGACACGGAAAGACCACTACTACAACAAGGCCAAACAGGAGGACTACCGCGCCCGCTCGGCGTACAAGCTGAAGCAACTCGACGAGGAGGCGGGTCTGTTCGGACCCGGAAACACCGTCGTCGACCTCGGCGCGGCCCCCGGCGGCTGGCTCCAAGTGGCCGCCGAGGCAGTCGGTGACCGCGGCACGGTCGTCGGCGTCGACTTCCAGCGCATCCGCGAACTGGACCACGAGAACGTCGAGACGATTCGGGGCGATATGACCGACGAGGAGACCAAATCGAAGCTTCGCGATCGGATCGGCGACGACGGCGCGGACGTGGTGCTCTCGGATATGGCCCCGAATATGACCGGCGAGTACTCGCTGGATCACGCGCGATCGATTCACTTGGCTCGACAGGCCTTCGAGGTCGCGCTCGACCTCCTCCCGGCCGGCGGCGACTTCGCCGCGAAGGTGTTCGACGGACAGGACCTCGCGGACCTGCGCGAGGATATCGAGAGCGAATTCGAGTACGTCCGGTCGATCCGCCCGGACGCCTCTCGCGACACCTCTTCTGAACTCTATCTGGTCGGGAAACACCGAATCACCGCGCCGGTCCGCGAGGGCGACGAACTCGACGTCGTCGTCGACGACGTCGGCAGCGAGGGCGACGGCGTCGTCAAGGTCGACGGCTACACGCTGTTCGTTCCCGGCGTCGATGCGGGCGATTCAGTCCGCGTCCGCGTCACCGACGTCAAGGCGAAGTTCGGGTTCGCCGAAGTCGTCGACGAGGACTGA
- a CDS encoding ribbon-helix-helix domain-containing protein — protein MPKISVEIPEELLTDLDDHVGDDGKFVNRSDAIRASIRKTLDVLDEIDSRHGRIDDE, from the coding sequence ATGCCCAAAATCAGCGTAGAGATCCCCGAGGAACTACTCACTGATCTCGACGACCACGTCGGCGACGACGGGAAGTTCGTCAACCGGAGCGACGCGATCCGTGCGTCGATCCGCAAGACACTGGATGTGCTCGACGAAATCGACTCGCGGCACGGACGGATCGACGATGAGTGA
- a CDS encoding DUF7474 family protein — protein MPQFDYPCPDCRATNSLHDAACDFEGTPWPEVEKAYVDIVSRLTVEPTEETDLYDAVDGEWDALYRSALERLKRDERVTERNDVLRLRTAEEFREEVSEPTHEPMRTLYRKGSVPGCHDNAVFAMIAWYEMVGLSWSETRENVIEWLHDSGTWGRGGFEEPSPEALVDAKRHVYQAGYGWKEKAEAAKRVIDRHRG, from the coding sequence GTGCCGCAGTTCGACTACCCGTGTCCCGACTGCCGGGCCACGAACAGCCTCCACGACGCCGCCTGCGATTTCGAGGGGACGCCGTGGCCCGAGGTCGAGAAGGCCTACGTCGACATCGTTTCTCGGCTCACCGTCGAGCCGACCGAGGAGACGGACCTGTACGACGCGGTCGACGGCGAGTGGGACGCGCTGTACCGCTCGGCGCTCGAACGCCTCAAGCGCGACGAGCGGGTCACGGAGCGTAACGACGTGCTGCGGCTCCGCACCGCCGAGGAGTTCCGCGAGGAGGTGTCCGAACCGACGCACGAGCCGATGCGCACACTCTATCGCAAGGGGAGCGTGCCGGGCTGTCACGACAACGCGGTCTTCGCGATGATCGCGTGGTACGAGATGGTCGGACTCTCGTGGTCGGAGACCCGCGAAAACGTCATCGAGTGGCTCCACGACAGCGGTACGTGGGGCCGCGGCGGCTTCGAAGAACCCTCCCCCGAGGCGCTCGTCGACGCGAAGCGTCACGTCTACCAAGCGGGCTACGGCTGGAAGGAGAAAGCCGAGGCGGCAAAGCGCGTGATCGATCGCCACCGCGGGTGA
- a CDS encoding queuosine precursor transporter has product MSETRLQAGQIALVALFVTALTTAQLTASKLLSFGLPVELPVTGANIILPGAALAYALTFFASDCYSELYGRRAAQVMVNVGFAMNFVLLALVWSTILAPAANPDAASQYRAVLAPGTNIVLGSLLAYLVSQNWDVIVFHRIRETTGASMLWLRNIVSTATSQAIDTVLFVAIAFYLAPQVLGFGDPLPVPVILSLIVGQYLLKLLIALVDTPFVYAVVAFFGGSTIDESGNAWTAD; this is encoded by the coding sequence ATGAGTGAGACGCGACTGCAGGCCGGTCAGATCGCGCTCGTCGCGCTGTTCGTGACGGCACTGACGACGGCGCAGCTGACGGCATCGAAGCTGTTGTCGTTCGGACTGCCGGTCGAACTCCCGGTCACCGGCGCGAACATCATTCTGCCCGGTGCGGCGCTGGCGTACGCGCTCACGTTCTTCGCCTCGGACTGCTACTCCGAACTGTACGGCCGTCGCGCGGCGCAGGTGATGGTCAACGTCGGCTTCGCGATGAACTTCGTCCTGCTCGCGCTCGTCTGGAGTACGATCCTCGCACCAGCGGCGAACCCCGACGCCGCCAGCCAGTACCGCGCGGTGCTCGCCCCGGGGACGAACATCGTGCTCGGCAGCCTGCTCGCGTACCTCGTCAGCCAGAACTGGGACGTGATCGTGTTCCACCGCATCCGCGAGACGACCGGCGCGTCGATGCTCTGGCTGCGGAACATCGTCTCGACGGCGACGAGCCAAGCGATCGACACGGTGCTTTTCGTCGCCATCGCGTTCTACCTCGCGCCGCAGGTGCTCGGCTTCGGCGACCCCCTTCCGGTTCCGGTGATTCTCTCGCTGATCGTCGGCCAGTACCTGCTGAAGCTGCTCATCGCGCTCGTCGACACGCCGTTCGTCTACGCCGTCGTGGCCTTCTTCGGCGGATCGACCATCGACGAGAGCGGCAACGCGTGGACGGCCGACTGA
- a CDS encoding sulfatase produces the protein MNSETPVSNVVLVTVDSLRADAIGAYDRARHTPVIDELAERGTVFERAFANGNWTPFSFPSILASRPVFADSGEIGVEDVPTLARTVSDGGVATGGFNAANGFLTSHWGYDDGFDEFEPFVASVGSSIYSKYLATHPTVEAWLQLAASPIRRIRSRLAGNADDRPFLDTSRMFDVEHAATEFFEDASEPFFLWIHYMDTHTPYVPAPRYIREVSSGLVGTHRMLHAHTRTGLGWEVGERTLDDLRTLYQAAARQVDASIGRLLDELSANGLDDETAVILAGDHGEEFQEHGHLAHYPKLYDELIHVPFIVDVPGAEGQRVEEQVGLDSIPPTVAGLLDVDTPEEWLGEPLVSTVLDGTRPTGDPVVSVTVRGEDVTAQPIPRSLADGDLLVSIRDRDWTYIRNVDADEEEVYYRPDDPTQQRNRASDRDEDVRAVIERFRPIVDAHAELLREAERDDTRPGESQAGAVDEDLEARLEALGYR, from the coding sequence ATGAACTCTGAAACGCCCGTCTCGAACGTTGTTCTCGTCACCGTAGACTCCCTCAGAGCAGACGCGATCGGCGCGTACGACCGAGCGCGCCATACGCCGGTGATAGACGAACTCGCCGAGCGCGGGACCGTGTTCGAGCGGGCGTTCGCGAACGGGAACTGGACGCCGTTTTCGTTCCCGTCGATACTCGCCTCGCGGCCGGTGTTCGCCGACTCCGGAGAAATCGGCGTCGAGGACGTGCCGACGCTCGCGCGGACGGTCTCCGACGGGGGCGTCGCGACCGGCGGATTCAACGCGGCGAACGGGTTTTTGACCTCTCACTGGGGCTACGACGACGGCTTCGACGAGTTCGAGCCGTTCGTCGCCAGCGTGGGATCGAGCATCTACAGCAAATACCTCGCGACGCATCCGACCGTCGAGGCGTGGCTCCAGCTGGCCGCGTCGCCGATCAGACGCATCAGATCGCGGCTCGCGGGCAACGCCGACGATCGGCCCTTTCTGGACACCTCGCGGATGTTCGACGTCGAACACGCCGCGACCGAGTTCTTCGAGGACGCCTCCGAGCCGTTCTTCCTCTGGATCCACTACATGGACACTCACACGCCGTACGTGCCCGCCCCGCGGTACATCCGCGAGGTCTCTTCGGGGCTCGTGGGGACGCATCGGATGCTCCACGCGCACACGCGGACCGGCCTCGGTTGGGAGGTCGGCGAGCGGACGCTCGACGACCTTCGGACGCTGTATCAGGCCGCCGCCAGACAGGTCGACGCCAGCATCGGCCGTCTCTTGGACGAACTGTCGGCGAACGGCCTCGACGACGAGACGGCCGTCATCCTCGCGGGCGACCACGGCGAGGAGTTCCAAGAGCACGGCCACCTCGCACACTACCCGAAGCTGTACGACGAACTGATTCACGTGCCGTTCATCGTCGACGTCCCGGGCGCGGAGGGACAGCGCGTCGAGGAGCAGGTCGGACTCGATTCGATTCCGCCCACAGTGGCGGGCCTGCTCGACGTCGATACGCCAGAGGAATGGCTCGGCGAGCCGCTCGTTTCGACGGTACTCGATGGGACGAGGCCGACGGGTGACCCCGTCGTCTCGGTCACCGTCCGCGGCGAGGACGTGACCGCGCAGCCGATCCCGCGGTCGCTGGCGGACGGCGACCTGCTCGTGAGTATCCGCGACCGCGATTGGACGTACATCCGGAACGTCGACGCGGACGAGGAAGAAGTGTACTACCGGCCCGACGACCCGACCCAGCAGCGGAACCGGGCGTCAGATCGCGACGAGGACGTGCGAGCGGTCATCGAGAGATTCAGGCCGATCGTCGACGCGCACGCCGAACTCCTCCGCGAAGCCGAGCGCGACGACACACGACCGGGAGAGAGCCAAGCGGGAGCGGTCGACGAGGACCTCGAAGCACGACTCGAAGCGCTCGGCTACCGATAG
- the hjc gene encoding Holliday junction resolvase Hjc — protein MSANRKGDRRERELVNRLDEAGFAVMRAPASGSATERELPDVLAGNGDVFYAIEAKSSSGRPIYLSGEEVEALIYFARNFGAKARIAVRFDRESWYFFHPGDLHVTDGGNYRVKKETALAEGEEFESFVGGPAQSRLTDVGDDGE, from the coding sequence ATGTCCGCGAATCGGAAAGGCGACCGCCGCGAGCGAGAACTGGTCAACCGGCTCGACGAGGCCGGGTTCGCGGTGATGCGCGCCCCCGCGTCGGGATCGGCGACGGAGCGCGAACTCCCCGACGTCCTCGCCGGAAACGGCGACGTCTTCTACGCCATCGAGGCGAAATCGAGCTCGGGGCGGCCGATCTACCTCTCCGGCGAGGAGGTCGAAGCACTCATCTACTTCGCGCGGAACTTCGGCGCGAAAGCGCGGATCGCGGTCCGCTTCGACCGCGAGTCGTGGTACTTCTTCCACCCCGGCGACCTCCACGTGACCGACGGCGGCAATTACCGGGTGAAGAAGGAGACGGCGCTCGCGGAGGGCGAGGAGTTCGAGTCGTTCGTCGGCGGCCCCGCCCAGTCACGCCTCACTGACGTCGGCGACGACGGCGAATAG
- a CDS encoding 3-keto-5-aminohexanoate cleavage protein yields MSYQDYLDDNKVILTVATTGGIHGKNVNPNLPEQPDEIAEHVAACEELGAAICHVHGRDEHGENDASRLQAVNDAIRERCDDIIIQNTTGGQSTLEARIEGIRTDPAPDMASLDMGPFNRGKHIITEHNRHNIQTLAREMKEKGIKPELEVFNNGHLNEVYQLIETGLLEEPYYINLIFGTGTFSIPSPENVMNLVRNLPENSEFNLLATGRHQLPLTTLAPILGGHIRVGMEDNLYYRRGEQVESNAQLVERTATIVDLLERDLATPGEARDILGMS; encoded by the coding sequence ATGAGCTATCAGGACTATCTCGACGACAACAAGGTGATACTGACAGTGGCGACGACGGGCGGCATTCACGGCAAGAACGTCAACCCGAACCTGCCCGAACAGCCCGATGAGATCGCAGAGCACGTGGCCGCCTGCGAGGAGCTCGGAGCCGCGATCTGTCACGTCCACGGCCGCGACGAACACGGTGAGAACGACGCCAGTCGGCTCCAGGCGGTCAACGACGCGATCCGGGAGCGCTGTGACGATATTATCATCCAGAACACCACGGGCGGACAGAGCACGCTGGAAGCGCGGATCGAAGGGATCCGAACTGATCCCGCTCCCGATATGGCGTCGCTCGATATGGGGCCGTTCAACCGCGGCAAGCACATCATCACCGAACACAACCGCCACAACATCCAGACGCTCGCTCGCGAGATGAAAGAGAAGGGGATCAAACCCGAACTGGAGGTGTTCAACAACGGCCACCTCAACGAGGTGTATCAGTTGATCGAGACCGGCCTGCTGGAGGAGCCGTACTACATCAACCTCATCTTCGGCACCGGCACGTTCTCGATTCCCTCCCCGGAGAACGTGATGAACCTCGTTCGGAATCTCCCGGAGAACAGCGAGTTCAACCTGCTCGCGACCGGCCGGCATCAGCTGCCGTTGACGACGCTCGCTCCGATTCTCGGCGGTCACATCCGCGTCGGAATGGAGGACAACCTCTACTACCGGCGTGGAGAACAGGTCGAGAGCAACGCGCAGCTGGTCGAACGGACGGCGACGATCGTCGATCTGCTCGAACGCGATCTCGCGACGCCGGGGGAAGCCCGCGACATCTTGGGGATGAGCTGA
- a CDS encoding DNA primase large subunit PriL, with amino-acid sequence MDPLYARYPFFEGAREAVREADISPAALIAEDAPAVERATERVERALMEGTIAAEEPRRWNDRERLLSYPIARILVSLIETPAAVEKYATAEATTARERFTADFAAEDDFQSTGRTRASLEQVLREFDLEAAVRPEPLDGEGNRDTPRGGSRSGDRGGRGPTHYWIELGSYLELADTDWGERWRLVNREVADGEVRVPAEGLLRLLEAAVERRVAAGLPFEVRGTDGGDAIAEALSDAVAELRSLLDDHETAGAGQIETVVPALFPPCMRALVRRARGDETLAAHAEFSLVSFLVALGLDADDVVTLLDADESDDDARIRTRVEYLAESDGTQYPPPSCATMKTYGTCVDPDERCETISHPLSYYTDALREAGDVRDWRETASGD; translated from the coding sequence ATGGACCCGCTCTACGCGCGCTACCCGTTCTTCGAGGGCGCGCGCGAGGCCGTCCGCGAGGCGGACATCTCGCCGGCGGCGCTCATCGCTGAGGACGCCCCGGCGGTCGAGCGAGCCACAGAGCGGGTCGAGCGCGCCCTGATGGAAGGGACGATCGCCGCCGAGGAACCCCGCCGCTGGAACGACCGCGAGCGGTTGCTCTCGTACCCGATCGCGCGGATCCTCGTCTCGCTGATCGAGACGCCCGCGGCGGTCGAGAAGTACGCGACAGCGGAGGCGACAACGGCGCGCGAGCGCTTTACAGCCGATTTCGCTGCCGAGGACGACTTCCAGAGCACCGGGCGGACGCGCGCGTCGCTCGAGCAAGTCCTCCGGGAGTTCGACCTCGAAGCGGCTGTCCGGCCCGAACCGCTCGACGGGGAGGGGAACCGGGACACGCCGCGCGGCGGATCTCGGAGCGGCGACCGCGGCGGACGGGGCCCGACGCACTACTGGATCGAACTCGGATCGTACCTCGAACTGGCCGACACCGACTGGGGAGAGCGGTGGCGGCTCGTCAACCGCGAGGTCGCCGACGGCGAAGTCCGAGTTCCCGCGGAGGGACTGCTCCGACTGCTCGAAGCGGCCGTCGAGCGACGTGTCGCGGCGGGCCTCCCGTTCGAGGTCCGTGGAACCGACGGCGGCGACGCCATCGCCGAAGCCCTCTCGGACGCCGTCGCCGAGCTCCGGTCACTGCTCGACGATCACGAGACGGCCGGTGCCGGGCAGATCGAGACCGTCGTCCCCGCGCTGTTTCCGCCGTGTATGCGGGCGCTCGTGCGTCGCGCTCGCGGTGACGAGACGCTCGCGGCACACGCGGAGTTCTCGCTCGTCTCGTTTCTCGTCGCGCTCGGGCTGGACGCCGACGACGTGGTGACGCTGTTAGACGCCGACGAGAGCGACGACGATGCACGCATTCGGACGCGCGTGGAGTATCTCGCTGAGAGCGACGGGACGCAGTACCCGCCGCCGTCGTGCGCGACAATGAAGACGTACGGCACCTGTGTCGATCCCGACGAACGGTGTGAGACTATTTCGCACCCGCTGTCGTACTACACCGACGCGCTGCGGGAGGCGGGCGACGTCCGCGATTGGCGCGAGACAGCTAGCGGCGACTGA
- a CDS encoding DUF7472 family protein, with protein sequence MEIDAAMRRKIVVSIVAVGAFFALFVGIGATYGPDLGETGGLALVGAIVLFILVMAVVGFILED encoded by the coding sequence ATGGAAATCGATGCGGCGATGCGCCGGAAGATCGTGGTCTCTATCGTCGCTGTCGGCGCGTTCTTCGCCCTCTTCGTCGGCATCGGCGCGACGTACGGTCCTGATCTGGGTGAGACCGGCGGGCTCGCACTCGTCGGCGCGATCGTGCTGTTCATTCTCGTAATGGCTGTCGTCGGATTCATCCTCGAGGATTAA
- a CDS encoding polysaccharide deacetylase family protein produces MGTVVVSIDAELGWGHHDLTDPPSDRVEAGRDGWLTLLDLLDRYEIPATWAVVGHLFLEECDRTHSRHPLAGAWFERERTEWADRPDLLFAPELIRRIADAGVDHEIGCHSFSHVIFGDEGTTIEVARAELLSALEAAERSPVSSEMTSVVFPRNSVGHRDVLAELGFAAYRGTRPDVDSLGLKALQKVGTPPIVSPTIDEFGLVNVPASLYLFGFEGVARRVCEWLWEDPIVARARAGVDAALDEDGVFHVWLHPNNLTSDLDVERLRRIFEYVADRREREGLRVETMAGVARATRSRSNPLVPGYP; encoded by the coding sequence GTGGGAACGGTAGTTGTATCGATCGATGCGGAACTCGGCTGGGGACACCACGACCTCACGGACCCCCCGTCAGACCGGGTCGAGGCTGGACGCGACGGCTGGCTGACGCTCCTCGACCTCCTCGACCGCTATGAGATTCCGGCGACGTGGGCGGTCGTCGGCCACCTGTTCCTCGAGGAGTGCGACCGAACCCACTCCAGACACCCGCTCGCCGGAGCGTGGTTCGAGCGGGAGCGAACCGAGTGGGCGGACCGGCCAGACCTCCTGTTTGCCCCCGAGTTGATCCGGCGGATCGCGGACGCCGGCGTCGACCACGAGATCGGCTGTCACTCCTTTTCGCACGTGATCTTCGGCGACGAGGGAACGACTATCGAGGTCGCCCGCGCGGAACTGCTCTCGGCGCTGGAGGCCGCCGAGCGCTCGCCCGTCTCGTCGGAGATGACGTCCGTCGTGTTCCCGCGTAACAGCGTCGGACACCGCGACGTCCTCGCCGAACTGGGATTCGCCGCGTACCGCGGCACTCGACCGGACGTCGACTCACTCGGCCTGAAGGCGTTGCAGAAGGTCGGAACGCCGCCGATCGTCTCCCCGACGATCGACGAGTTCGGCCTCGTCAACGTCCCCGCGTCGCTCTATCTGTTCGGCTTCGAGGGCGTCGCGCGTCGCGTCTGCGAGTGGCTCTGGGAGGACCCGATCGTCGCGCGAGCGCGCGCCGGCGTCGACGCCGCCCTCGATGAAGACGGCGTGTTCCACGTTTGGCTCCATCCGAACAACCTGACGTCCGATCTCGACGTCGAGCGCCTCCGTCGGATCTTCGAGTACGTCGCGGACCGCCGAGAGCGCGAGGGCCTCCGCGTCGAGACGATGGCCGGCGTCGCGAGGGCGACGCGATCCCGATCGAATCCGCTGGTCCCGGGATACCCGTGA
- a CDS encoding SWIM zinc finger family protein: MTHTRNTAASDPAAAEIPANRRPIELTAASRTSASTPHDHATSRPAVRRVRGRRGRTERTLPVDGQTGRAYRARTEPMTVRPLRDGRYVVETDGGTYVVDVERESCTCPDSAIRGARCKHRRRVELEIDARLVPGPNERERVCAVCGGRAFVPIETERDSPVLCERHDRAPGDLVRDRETGSLLVVVDALGQRADATRTEEGRLVSAYETNAAYGGHEPVFAAVYVGSLSDDIRSATETGSDDGHVADVVADARRYLFPASRLRPVADARKETDLEDVSIDLDDVSADLDDVSALFAVVADVSEA, from the coding sequence ATGACGCACACCCGAAATACAGCCGCGTCAGACCCGGCCGCGGCCGAGATACCGGCCAACCGACGTCCCATCGAACTGACAGCCGCCAGTCGCACCTCCGCATCGACACCCCACGACCACGCCACCTCGCGGCCGGCCGTTCGTCGCGTTCGCGGACGCCGCGGGCGAACCGAGCGAACGCTTCCGGTCGACGGGCAGACCGGGCGGGCGTACCGCGCGCGCACCGAGCCGATGACCGTCCGGCCGCTGCGGGACGGCCGCTACGTCGTCGAAACGGACGGGGGCACCTACGTCGTCGACGTCGAGCGCGAGTCGTGTACCTGCCCGGACAGCGCGATCCGCGGCGCGCGCTGCAAGCACCGCCGACGCGTCGAACTCGAAATCGACGCGCGACTCGTTCCGGGGCCGAACGAGCGCGAGCGCGTCTGCGCGGTCTGTGGCGGTCGCGCGTTCGTGCCGATCGAGACCGAGAGGGACAGTCCGGTGCTGTGTGAACGCCACGACCGCGCTCCCGGCGACCTCGTTCGGGACCGAGAGACCGGATCGCTGCTCGTCGTCGTCGACGCGCTCGGCCAGCGGGCGGACGCGACCCGAACCGAGGAGGGACGGCTGGTCTCGGCGTACGAGACGAACGCGGCCTACGGCGGCCACGAACCGGTGTTCGCTGCCGTCTACGTCGGGTCGCTATCGGACGATATCAGAAGCGCTACTGAGACCGGGAGCGATGACGGACACGTTGCCGACGTCGTCGCCGACGCGCGACGGTATCTGTTTCCGGCCTCTCGGCTTCGCCCGGTCGCAGACGCAAGGAAAGAGACCGATCTCGAAGACGTATCGATCGATCTCGACGACGTATCCGCCGACCTCGACGACGTATCCGCGCTATTCGCCGTCGTCGCCGACGTCAGTGAGGCGTGA
- a CDS encoding molybdopterin-dependent oxidoreductase, which produces MQSSTARRGVTGAAVGAAWLGGLYAATPLVGEFAPIALAEGIIVRSPGWVSTLAVSLLGFSAKPVLLVSVLVGIVAVAAGAWVLWPRDRGAATLLGVVAGVIATTAALAAAGGDLSLRSALALALAVGFPYVVSRLLAETTPPPDRRRFLRRLGAVAVVGTGSFVGLRAAFERLSGRRAGADLRDRDGGSGASGTVDEPQSPPSVGDPRFDFAGMPAAVTPPDEHYVVDINIRPPNVDPDAWTLDVDGGVESPYSLSYDELRDHDASTKQIMTMLCISNTVGGDLIGTSRWTGIQLSDLVADANPGDAAVDVVTHAADGYSEAIPLDLVEREDILIAHQMGSDPLTRAHGFPARLLVPGRYGMKMTKWITRIELAENDHEAYWEQRGWDEEAVVNTMSYVRGAERDGDTVTVGGVAFGGLETGVQEIETVEVSVDGGESWVEAELEAPIAPHAWRRWRHAFDAPDRSEFEVVVRAITRDGTVQTEERRSPRPSGATGWHRKNLRV; this is translated from the coding sequence ATGCAATCGAGCACCGCCAGACGCGGCGTCACGGGTGCCGCCGTGGGCGCGGCGTGGCTTGGCGGACTGTACGCCGCGACGCCGCTCGTCGGCGAGTTCGCCCCGATCGCCCTCGCCGAGGGAATCATCGTGCGGTCTCCCGGGTGGGTGTCGACACTCGCGGTCAGCCTCCTCGGATTCTCGGCCAAGCCGGTGCTGTTGGTGAGCGTGCTCGTCGGGATCGTCGCGGTCGCCGCGGGCGCGTGGGTGCTCTGGCCTCGGGACCGCGGGGCGGCCACACTGCTCGGCGTCGTTGCGGGCGTGATCGCTACCACCGCGGCGCTCGCGGCTGCCGGCGGCGATCTCTCGCTTCGGTCGGCGCTCGCCCTCGCCCTCGCGGTCGGATTCCCGTACGTCGTCAGCCGCCTGCTCGCCGAGACGACACCGCCTCCGGACCGACGGCGGTTCCTCCGCCGACTCGGTGCCGTCGCGGTCGTCGGCACGGGATCGTTCGTCGGGCTTCGGGCGGCGTTCGAGCGACTCTCCGGACGGAGAGCCGGAGCCGACCTCCGTGACCGCGACGGCGGTTCGGGCGCGTCCGGTACCGTCGACGAACCGCAGTCGCCGCCTTCCGTGGGCGACCCCCGATTCGACTTCGCGGGGATGCCGGCGGCGGTCACGCCCCCCGACGAGCACTACGTCGTCGACATCAACATCCGCCCGCCGAACGTCGACCCCGACGCGTGGACGCTCGACGTCGACGGCGGGGTCGAGAGCCCGTACAGCCTGTCTTACGACGAGCTTCGCGACCACGACGCGAGCACCAAGCAGATAATGACGATGCTCTGTATCTCGAACACCGTCGGCGGCGACCTCATCGGCACGTCCCGGTGGACGGGCATCCAACTGTCCGATCTCGTCGCGGACGCGAACCCCGGGGACGCGGCGGTCGACGTCGTCACCCACGCGGCCGACGGGTACAGCGAAGCCATCCCCCTCGACCTCGTCGAGCGCGAGGACATCCTGATCGCCCATCAGATGGGATCGGACCCGCTCACCCGCGCGCACGGCTTTCCAGCGCGGTTGCTCGTCCCCGGTCGGTACGGGATGAAGATGACCAAGTGGATCACGCGAATCGAACTCGCAGAGAACGACCACGAGGCCTACTGGGAGCAGCGCGGGTGGGACGAGGAAGCGGTCGTGAATACGATGTCGTACGTTCGCGGCGCGGAACGCGACGGCGACACCGTCACCGTTGGCGGCGTCGCGTTCGGCGGCTTAGAGACCGGCGTCCAAGAGATCGAGACCGTCGAAGTCAGCGTCGACGGCGGCGAATCGTGGGTCGAGGCGGAGTTGGAAGCGCCCATCGCTCCGCACGCGTGGCGTCGCTGGCGACATGCGTTCGACGCCCCGGACCGCTCGGAGTTCGAGGTCGTCGTCAGAGCGATCACGCGGGACGGAACGGTGCAGACCGAAGAACGGCGTTCGCCGCGCCCGAGCGGCGCGACCGGGTGGCACCGAAAGAACCTGCGAGTGTGA